The following coding sequences lie in one Streptomyces venezuelae genomic window:
- a CDS encoding DUF6777 domain-containing protein — protein MRTSTRTHAVALAISAALAVAGAAGCSGDGDKKTADGGSELFMQPVAAQGPDPFTESTAQTDASPPPVTRSPQPSPTGSATPQGTRSIPGGTPGLYGGTHNVGSCDVDRQVRFLTADHAKARAFAQASGIDVAAVPDYLRGLTPVVLRADTRVTNHGYRGGSPTSYQSVLQTGTAVLVDDRGLPRVRCACGNPLKPPVAFKSSPRHNGQAWSGYQPTRVVVVTPAPRPIVEITIVNIVNNTWIERKIGDGKAHHDRPTKPPTPTPTPTPTTPSPTSPTPSSPTPTDPDETTPDETGTGTEPDETSPDETGSGQTDPDETSPDETSPDETSPDETGPDGTSPGETSPDEDAGDSPTGCPTGTGTPSRPASPIPPGCPSPVLPS, from the coding sequence GTGCGCACATCCACCAGGACCCACGCGGTCGCCCTCGCGATATCCGCGGCCCTAGCGGTAGCGGGCGCGGCGGGCTGTTCGGGCGACGGCGACAAGAAGACAGCCGACGGCGGCAGCGAACTGTTCATGCAGCCGGTCGCCGCCCAGGGCCCCGACCCGTTCACCGAGTCCACCGCGCAGACCGACGCCTCCCCGCCGCCCGTCACCCGTTCGCCGCAACCCTCGCCCACCGGATCGGCCACCCCGCAGGGCACCCGCTCCATCCCGGGCGGGACACCGGGGCTGTACGGCGGCACCCACAACGTGGGCAGCTGCGACGTCGACCGGCAGGTGCGCTTCCTCACCGCCGACCACGCGAAGGCCCGCGCGTTCGCGCAGGCGTCCGGCATCGACGTGGCCGCCGTACCGGACTATCTGCGGGGGCTGACCCCTGTCGTGCTGCGGGCCGACACGCGCGTCACCAACCACGGCTACCGCGGCGGCTCGCCCACGAGCTACCAGTCCGTCCTGCAGACGGGCACGGCCGTCCTCGTCGACGACCGCGGCCTGCCGCGGGTGCGCTGCGCGTGCGGGAACCCGCTGAAGCCGCCGGTCGCGTTCAAGAGCTCGCCCCGGCACAACGGGCAGGCGTGGAGCGGCTATCAGCCGACGCGGGTCGTCGTGGTCACCCCGGCGCCGCGGCCGATCGTCGAGATCACCATCGTGAACATCGTCAACAATACCTGGATCGAGCGGAAGATCGGCGACGGGAAGGCACACCACGACCGTCCGACCAAGCCGCCCACCCCCACCCCCACACCGACCCCCACGACGCCGAGCCCCACGTCCCCCACGCCGTCGAGCCCGACACCCACGGACCCGGACGAGACCACCCCGGACGAGACCGGGACCGGGACCGAGCCCGACGAGACGAGCCCCGACGAGACCGGGTCCGGGCAGACCGATCCGGACGAGACCAGTCCCGACGAGACCAGTCCCGACGAGACGAGCCCGGACGAGACGGGCCCCGACGGAACAAGTCCCGGCGAAACCAGCCCCGACGAGGACGCCGGCGATTCCCCGACCGGCTGCCCCACCGGGACGGGCACGCCCTCGCGCCCCGCGTCGCCGATCCCGCCCGGCTGCCCCTCACCGGTGCTGCCGTCGTAG
- a CDS encoding lipase maturation factor family protein, producing MQWFTADAYWLSRLIFQRALAVLYVMAFLGAALQFRALIGERGMLPVPKYVERVPFRAAPSLFQLRFSDRLFALCAWAGCAVAVALLAGVDNLLPLWGAMLLWLVPWALYLSIVNVGQTWYGFGWESLLLEVGFLAVFLGNDRVAPPVLVLFLLRWVLFRVEFGAGLIKMRGDACWRELTCLDFHHETQPMPGPLSWFFHHLPKPVHRVEVAANHVTQLVVPFLLFTPQPVATGAACLMIVTQLWLVLSGNFSWLNWITVVLAVAALDLSRWHTAPDVAGPPVWYEVVVTAVAVLLLAMSYRPVRNLLSRRQVMNRSFDPLHLVNAYGAFGSVNRVRQEIVIEGTADTVPREDSDWRAYEFKGKPGDIHRWPRQFAPYHLRLDWMMWFAGLSPAYARSWFGPLVERLLDDDRDTLRLLRSSPFPPGSPPVYIRARLYRYRYTTWRELRETGACWERTYVREFLGPTRLAPPARSE from the coding sequence GTGCAGTGGTTCACGGCGGACGCGTACTGGCTGAGTCGGCTGATCTTCCAGCGGGCTCTGGCCGTGCTCTACGTGATGGCCTTCCTCGGGGCCGCCCTGCAGTTCCGGGCGCTCATCGGGGAGCGCGGGATGCTGCCGGTGCCGAAGTACGTCGAGCGGGTGCCGTTCCGCGCCGCCCCCAGCCTGTTCCAGCTGCGCTTCTCGGACCGGCTCTTCGCGCTGTGCGCGTGGGCGGGGTGCGCGGTCGCGGTGGCGTTGCTCGCCGGCGTGGACAACCTCCTGCCCCTGTGGGGCGCGATGCTGCTGTGGCTGGTGCCCTGGGCGCTGTATCTCTCCATCGTCAACGTGGGGCAGACCTGGTACGGCTTCGGCTGGGAGTCGCTGCTCCTCGAAGTGGGCTTCCTCGCGGTCTTCCTCGGCAACGACCGGGTCGCGCCGCCGGTCCTCGTGCTCTTCCTGCTGCGGTGGGTGCTCTTCCGCGTGGAGTTCGGCGCCGGGCTGATCAAGATGCGCGGCGACGCGTGCTGGCGCGAGCTCACCTGCCTGGACTTCCACCACGAGACACAGCCGATGCCGGGGCCGCTGAGCTGGTTCTTCCACCACCTGCCCAAACCGGTGCACCGAGTGGAGGTCGCGGCCAACCACGTCACCCAACTCGTCGTGCCGTTTCTGCTGTTCACGCCCCAGCCGGTGGCGACGGGAGCGGCCTGCCTGATGATCGTGACCCAGCTCTGGCTGGTCCTGTCCGGCAACTTCTCCTGGCTGAACTGGATCACCGTCGTGCTCGCGGTCGCCGCCCTCGACCTGTCCCGCTGGCACACGGCACCTGACGTCGCGGGCCCGCCCGTCTGGTACGAGGTGGTGGTCACCGCCGTGGCCGTACTGCTCCTGGCCATGAGCTACCGGCCCGTGCGCAATCTGCTGTCCCGGCGGCAGGTCATGAACCGCTCGTTCGACCCACTGCACCTCGTCAACGCGTACGGCGCGTTCGGCAGCGTCAACCGGGTGCGCCAGGAGATCGTCATCGAGGGCACGGCGGACACCGTGCCCCGCGAGGACTCCGACTGGCGGGCCTACGAGTTCAAGGGCAAGCCCGGCGACATACACCGCTGGCCGCGCCAGTTCGCGCCCTACCACCTGCGCCTCGACTGGATGATGTGGTTCGCCGGGCTGTCCCCCGCGTACGCGCGCTCCTGGTTCGGCCCGCTGGTGGAACGCCTGCTGGACGACGACCGCGACACCCTGCGGCTGCTGCGGAGCTCACCGTTCCCGCCCGGCTCCCCGCCCGTGTACATCCGCGCCAGGCTGTACCGCTACCGGTACACGACCTGGCGCGAGCTGCGCGAGACGGGCGCGTGCTGGGAGCGCACGTACGTCCGGGAGTTCCTGGGACCGACGCGGCTGGCTCCGCCGGCTCGGAGCGAGTAG